From Elephas maximus indicus isolate mEleMax1 chromosome 25, mEleMax1 primary haplotype, whole genome shotgun sequence, the proteins below share one genomic window:
- the LOC126067851 gene encoding elafin-like — MRSSSLLVLTVFLVLGTLVVEAAVVGVPAKGQDSVKGHVLVKGQDSVKGQVPVKGQDPIQGYKGPLFQKDGTCPEILIRCAMLNPPNRCGSDTDCPGNKKCCVGSCGMACMNPQ, encoded by the exons ATGAGGTCCAGCAGCCTCTTGGTTCTGACGGTGTTCCTCGTCCTTGGGACGCTGGTGGTAGAGGCAGCTGTTGTAGGAG TTCCAGCCAAAGGTCAAGACTCTGTCAAAGGTCATGTCTTGGTCAAAGGACAAGATTCGGTTAAAGGACAAGTTCCAGTTAAAGGTCAAGATCCAATCCAAGGGTACAAAGGTCCATTATTCCAAAAGGATGGCACCTGCCCTGAAATATTGATCCGGTGTGCCATGTTAAATCCCCCTAACCGCTGTGGGAGCGACACTGACTGCCCAGGGAACAAGAAGTGCTGTGTTGGCTCTTGTGGGATGGCCTGTATGAACCCCCAGTGA